The Meiothermus ruber DSM 1279 genome includes the window CTCGGGCCCCAGGTCAATCACCCAGTCGGCGGTCTTGACCACATCCATGTTGTGCTCGATCACCACCACGGTATTGCCGCCGTCTACCAGGCGGTGCAGCACCGCGAGCAGCTTGGCGGTGTCCTCGAAGTGCAAGCCGGTGGTGGGCTCGTCCAGGATGTAGAGGGTGCGCCCGGTGGAGCGGCGGCCCAGCTCGGTGGAGAGCTTGATGCGCTGGGCCTCGCCGCCCGAGAGGGTGGGCGAGGGCTGGCCCAGCTTCATGTAGCCCAGGCCCACATCCACCATCAGCTGCAGTTTGCGGGCGATGGTGGGGATGTTCTCAAAAAAGCCCAGGGCCTCCTCCACCGTCATATCCAGCACATCGGCGATGTTTTTGCCCCGGAGTTTGACCTCGAGGGTCTCCTTGTTGTAGCGCTTGCCCTTGCAGACCTCGCACTGCACGTACAGGTCGGGTAGAAAGAGCATCTCGATCTTCTTGGTGCCGTCGCCGCTACAAGCCTCGCACCGCCCACCTTTAACGTTGAAGCTGAAGCGCCCGGCCTCGTAGCCGCGCTTGCGGGCCTCGGGGGTCTTGGCGAACAAGTCGCGGATCTCGTCAAAGATGCCGGTGTAGGTGGCCGGGTTGGAGCGGGGGGTGCGCCCGATGGGCGACTGGTCAATCTCGATCACCTTGTCGAGGTGCTCGAGGCCCTCGAGGCCCTCAAAGCGCCCCGGAATGGTCTTGGCCCGCATCAGGTCGCGGGCCAGCGCCGCATAGAGGATGTCGTGCACCAGCGTGGACTTACCCGAGCCCGAGGGCCCGGTGATGGCTACAAACTTACCCAGGGGGATTCGCAGGTTGACGCCTTTTAGGTTATGCTCGCGGGCCCCCTTGACCACCAGCCACTTCCCGTTGCCCTTGCGCCGGGCCTTGGGAACCGCGATGTGCTTGCTGCCCCGCAGGTAAGCCCCGGTCAGGCTCTCGGGGTGGGCCAGGATGTCCTCGAGCCGGCCCTGGGCCACCACCTCACCCCCATGCACCCCGGCCCCCGGCCCCATGTCCACAATCCAGTCGGCCTCACGCATGGTCTCCTCGTCGTGTTCCACCACCAACAGGGTGTTGCCCAGGTCGCGCAGCTTCTTGAGGGTGGATAGCAAGCGCTGGTTGTCGCGGGGGTGCAGACCGATGGAAGGCTCGTCCAGCACGTAGAGCACCCCGGTCAGGCCGGAGCCCACCTGGGTGGCCAGGCGGATGCGCTGGGCCTCCCCGCCCGAGAGGGTGTTGGCCGAGCGATCCAGGGTCAGATAGTCCAGGCCCACATCCTCCAAAAAGCCCAGGCGGCTATGAATCTCGCGCCAGATGGGGGCGGCCACCTGCATCTGGAACTCGTTCAGGTTACGGTACTCGGTCGGCTCGGCCAGGCCCTCGAGGCGGATGCGGTAGGCCTCGAGCGCCTCCCCCACCTCCACCACCCGGTTCTGGGCCAGCGCCTCGAAAAACAGCTTGGCCTCGCGCACCGGCAGGTTGGAGACCTCGGCGATGTTGAACCGCCCCACCCGCACCGAGAGCACCTCGCGCTTGTAGCGCGTACCCCCGCAGGCCGGGCAGGCCTTGAGGGTCATGTAGGCCTCCAGGGCCTCGCGCAAGCCTTCCGACTCGGTCTCGTTGTAGCGGTTCTCCAGCCAGGGAATCACCCCCTCGTAGCTCACCATAAAGCGCATGGTCTCGCGCCCGTTGCGGCGGAAGACCACCTCGAAGGGCTCGGGCAGGCCATACAGCACCGCCCGCTGGGCCTCCGGCGAGAGCTGCTTGAAAGGGGTTTTCATGTCGAAGCCCAGGTGCTCCGAGAGGGCCCGCAGCCGGTCCCACAGGTAGCCCTTGCCGTTGTCGCGACCCTTGCTCCAGGGGATGATGGCCCCTTCGGCCAGCGAAAGCTCGGGGTTCACAATCAGCTCGGGGTCGAAGACCTGGTTGTAGCCCAGGCCCGAGCAGTCCGGGCAGGCCCCGTAGGGGGCGTTGAAGGAGAAGAGGCGGGGCTCGAGCTCCTCGAGCACACTCCCATGCTCCGGGCAGGCAAACTTCTCCGAAAAAAGCTCCTCGGCGCCGCTGTCGGGGTAGAGCACCCGCATCAGACCCTCCCCCCGCAACAGCGCCAGCTCCACCGACTCGGCAATGCGCGCGCGCTCCTCCGGCTTCAAAACCACCCGGTCTACCACCAGGTCAATGTCGTGCTTCTCGTACTTCTCCAGCTTCAGGCCCAGGGCCTCCTCGAGGGTGTAGATCACCCCGTCCACCCGCACGCGGGCATAGCCCTCCTTCTGGAGCTGCAAGA containing:
- the uvrA gene encoding excinuclease ABC subunit UvrA, which codes for MDRIIVRGAKEHNLKNITVELPRGQFIVITGVSGSGKSTLAFDTIYAEGQRRYVESLSSYARQFLGVMEKPDVESIEGLSPAISIDQKTTSHNPRSTVGTVTEVHDYLRLLFARVGTAYCPHCGRPIERQSATEITDRLFRQPEGTRAILMAPLVRGRKGEYRKEFLQLQKEGYARVRVDGVIYTLEEALGLKLEKYEKHDIDLVVDRVVLKPEERARIAESVELALLRGEGLMRVLYPDSGAEELFSEKFACPEHGSVLEELEPRLFSFNAPYGACPDCSGLGYNQVFDPELIVNPELSLAEGAIIPWSKGRDNGKGYLWDRLRALSEHLGFDMKTPFKQLSPEAQRAVLYGLPEPFEVVFRRNGRETMRFMVSYEGVIPWLENRYNETESEGLREALEAYMTLKACPACGGTRYKREVLSVRVGRFNIAEVSNLPVREAKLFFEALAQNRVVEVGEALEAYRIRLEGLAEPTEYRNLNEFQMQVAAPIWREIHSRLGFLEDVGLDYLTLDRSANTLSGGEAQRIRLATQVGSGLTGVLYVLDEPSIGLHPRDNQRLLSTLKKLRDLGNTLLVVEHDEETMREADWIVDMGPGAGVHGGEVVAQGRLEDILAHPESLTGAYLRGSKHIAVPKARRKGNGKWLVVKGAREHNLKGVNLRIPLGKFVAITGPSGSGKSTLVHDILYAALARDLMRAKTIPGRFEGLEGLEHLDKVIEIDQSPIGRTPRSNPATYTGIFDEIRDLFAKTPEARKRGYEAGRFSFNVKGGRCEACSGDGTKKIEMLFLPDLYVQCEVCKGKRYNKETLEVKLRGKNIADVLDMTVEEALGFFENIPTIARKLQLMVDVGLGYMKLGQPSPTLSGGEAQRIKLSTELGRRSTGRTLYILDEPTTGLHFEDTAKLLAVLHRLVDGGNTVVVIEHNMDVVKTADWVIDLGPEGGARGGQIVAEGTPEEVAQANSPTGAFLARIPEIAQKVGVAAD